The following proteins are encoded in a genomic region of Fusarium oxysporum f. sp. lycopersici 4287 chromosome 1, whole genome shotgun sequence:
- a CDS encoding hypothetical protein (At least one base has a quality score < 10), producing the protein MIPSQSFECLYRVPTPRNQPRYQRRPRNGVNPLYFWPAFRQYRNRQAHKDTQKDKGGVWRRPELEDAFVDSVLLMPHMGRRKFSMGGKLHGRNMLISEYIFTICVAILGSKEIFRIDNSNDSIEQMGRKQVSSHMQVVKKFFEDLRCFHFLFPAEEKKEPGSTNSEDYYDEEEQESFKSNPVLTALAEGRVPDVKPNYEYFSQLLALQSLISVRPKTAEIYVSSSEVKFKDEIAYDAQDNALDAESFPHLNKYNNCDDSPSVLGKDVLLHEYTRSLDRTTSACVKTVTRRWQKDAPEIYETLDLPTRDEECLLLEMCATLELHEHARFPSGSELTGFVEVAITNPNLQNHRWKCVTRLTRPSELHGDDKKQGVYTNETGIHRRGCSDSKADCDCHSRPRQDIHVPFPAVEWASILSMAVQYPDVEHQRQKDKRSKGDDRKKHDLDRSGSKRKRSEDDGDAASWARRDLTGSDLICKVAMYQELWSCAPDSNRWVRQGIVFWRFNTTNQWYKYNPVFKPAGTSWRWLTVNDPMSRYHQQKALVYPSTSMSRDAIMSPTPSINQHMTAAMNETFSSAWDPSVSLAQVPTVPATNNGGLTLFESFSGGLATPPPTAGLQPSYPTSFDHGMPPSTGVGFMPSTCSTANDSHPVAGHGHSQTAGYYDAQTTLADLKPVISTVNPFQSPTTTSGLDLSSSLGYDNPDSLQGWDMPALDGWSASTGGSEWGSHHKPEASGDQTALWTQSQWAMAGADRDGSPRPMKRRRGDAIDSHVPVTMAAAGGW; encoded by the exons ATGATCCCCTCACAATCATTCGAGTGCCTGTACCGCGTACCTACACCTAGGAACCAACCTCGATACCAAAGAAGACCCAGAAATGGTGTCAACCCTCTATACTTCTGGCCTGCCTTCCGCCAGTACCGCAACCGACAAGCACACAAAGACACCCAGAAGGATAAGGGTGGTGTTTGGAGAAGACCAGAGCTTGAGGATGCTTTTGTTGACT CTGTTCTCCTCATGCCTCACATGGGCCGCCGCAAGTTCTCTATGGGTGGCAAGCTCCATGGCCGAAACATGCTCATCAGCGAGTACATCTTCACAATCTGCGTTGCTATTCTTGGCAGCAAAGAGATTTTCCGAATCGACAACAGTAACGATAGCATTGAGCAAATGGGACGCAAGCAGGTCTCAAGTCATATGCAAGTGGTCAAGAAGTTCTTCGAGGACTTGCGATGCT TCCACTTCCTCTTCCctgctgaagagaagaaggagccTGGCTCCACAAACTCTGAGGACTACTatgacgaggaggagcaagAATCCTTCAAGTCTAACCCTGTCCTGACTGCTCTCGCTGAAGGCCGAGTGCCAGATGTGAAGCCCAACTACGAGTACTTCTCACAACTTCTTGCTCTCCAGTCTCTTATCTCAGTCCGCCCCAAGACAGCAGAGATTTAtgtctcctcttctgaggtcaagttcaaggatgagatcgCGTATGACGCTCAGGACAACGCTCTGGACGCAGAGTCCTTCCCCCACCTGAACAAGTACAACAACTGCGATGACAGCCCCAGTGTACTTGGAAAGGATGTGCTACTCCATGAGTACACCCGCTCTTTGGATCGAACCACTTCTGCCTGTGTCAAGACGGTAACTCGCCGATGGCAGAAGGATGCGCCCGAGATCTATGAGACTCTGGATCTCCCCACTCGAGATGAGGAGTGCTTGCTTCTCGAGATGTGCGCCACTCTTGAGTTGCATGAGCATGCTCGCTTCCCTTCAGGTTCTGAGCTCACTGGCTTTGTCGAGGTTGCCATCACAAACCCCAACCTCCAGAACCACCGATGGAAGTGTGTTACACGTCTCACTCGCCCATCTGAGCTTCACGGTGATGACAAGAAGCAGGGTGTTTACACCAATGAGACCGGCATTCACCGCCGGGGCTGCAGCGACTCCAAGGCCGACTGTGACTGTCACTCGCGCCCTCGTCAGGATATCCATGTTCCCTTCCCCGCCGTGGAGTGGGCTAGCATTCTCAGCATGGCTGTTCAGTATCCTGATGTTGAGCATCAGCGCCAGAAGGACAAGCGCAGCAAGGGAGATGACCGCAAGAAGCACGATCTCGACCGCTCTGGCAGTAAGCGCAAGCGCTCTGAGGACGACGGCGATGCCGCTTCTTGGGCTCGTCGTGACCTGACTGGAAGCGACCTCATCTGCAAGGTTGCCATGTACCAAGAACTTTGGTCGTGTGCTCCCGACTCCAACCGATGGGTTCGCCAGGGCATTGTCTTTTGGCGATTCAACACAACCAACCAATGGTACAAGTACAACCCCGTATTCAAGCCGGCTGGTACTTCGTGGCGTTGGTTGACAGTCAACGATCCCATGTCTCGCTACCACCAGCAAAAGGCCCTCGTTTATCCTTCTACCTCTATGTCGCGAGATGCCATCATGTCGCCTACACCTTCAATCAACCAGCACATGACAGCAGCGATGAACGAGACTTTTAGCTCTGCATGGGATCCCAGCGTGAGCCTGGCTCAAGTACCAACTGTTCCCGCAACAAACAATGGTGGACTTACACTGTTCGAGTCCTTTTCTGGAGGTCTCGCTACACCTCCACCAACAGCAGGCTTACAACCGTCGTACCCGACCAGCTTTGATCATGGTATGCCTCCAAGCACAGGCGTTGGTTTCATGCCCTCAACATGCAGCACAGCAAATGATAGCCATCCGGTTGCTGGACACGGACACAGCCAGACGGCGGGATACTACGATGCGCAAACAACACTGGCAGATCTCAAGCCTGTGATCTCCACTGTGAACCCTTTCCAGAGCCCAACAACCACATCAGGATTGGATCTGTCTAGTTCACTTGGTTACGATAACCCAGATAGCCTACAAGGCTGGGATATGCCGGCGTTGGACGGATGGTCTGCCAGCACTGGTGGATCAGAATGGGGATCACACCACAAGCCCGAGGCCAGCGGTGACCAGACAGCTCTATGGACACAATCACAATGGGCTATGGCTGGAGCTGATCGTGATGGCAGCCCCAGACCAATGAAGCGAAGACGAGGAGATGCTATTGATAGCCATGTGCCAGTCACAATGGCAGCGGCAGGAGGATGGTGA
- a CDS encoding dynein light chain LC8-type produces MADAHVPKAESPVAREKLEAQIKSADMTEDMQQESIEVAQEAMAKFTIEKDIAQHIKRTVRTHQACHDRSHTYRM; encoded by the exons ATGGCCGACGCTCACGTTCCCAAGGCAGAGTCTCCCGTCGCTCGGGAGAAGCTCGAGG CTCAGATCAAGTCCGCCGACATG ACGGAGGATATGCAACAGGAGTCTATCGAAGTTG CCCAGGAAGCCATGGCCAAGTTCACCATTGAGAAG GACATCGCACAGCACATCAAGCGCACAGTTCGTACACACCAAGCCTGTCACGATCGATCCCATACTTACAGAATGTAG
- a CDS encoding dynein light chain LC8-type: MADAHVPKAESPVAREKLEAQIKSADMTEDMQQESIEVAQEAMAKFTIEKDIAQHIKRTFDERKGPTWHCIVGRNFGSFVTHETKHFIYFYLGHCAILLFKTQ; encoded by the exons ATGGCCGACGCTCACGTTCCCAAGGCAGAGTCTCCCGTCGCTCGGGAGAAGCTCGAGG CTCAGATCAAGTCCGCCGACATG ACGGAGGATATGCAACAGGAGTCTATCGAAGTTG CCCAGGAAGCCATGGCCAAGTTCACCATTGAGAAG GACATCGCACAGCACATCAAGCGCACA TTCGACGAGCGAAAGGGACCAACCTGGCACTGCATTGTTGGCCGAAATTTCGGTAGCTTCGTTACCCACG AGACCAAGCACTTTATCTACTTTTACCTCGGCCACTGCGCAATTCTACTATTCAAAACGCAATAG
- a CDS encoding dynein light chain LC8-type: MADAHVPKAESPVAREKLEAQIKSADMTEDMQQESIEVAQEAMAKFTIEKDIAQHIKRTFDERKGPTWHCIVGRNFGSFVTHGSSNPTRRFPTP; the protein is encoded by the exons ATGGCCGACGCTCACGTTCCCAAGGCAGAGTCTCCCGTCGCTCGGGAGAAGCTCGAGG CTCAGATCAAGTCCGCCGACATG ACGGAGGATATGCAACAGGAGTCTATCGAAGTTG CCCAGGAAGCCATGGCCAAGTTCACCATTGAGAAG GACATCGCACAGCACATCAAGCGCACA TTCGACGAGCGAAAGGGACCAACCTGGCACTGCATTGTTGGCCGAAATTTCGGTAGCTTCGTTACCCACGGTTCGTCAAACCCAACCCGCCGATTTCCGACTCCATAG
- a CDS encoding dynein light chain LC8-type: MQQESIEVAQEAMAKFTIEKDIAQHIKRTFDERKGPTWHCIVGRNFGSFVTHETKHFIYFYLGHCAILLFKTQ, translated from the exons ATGCAACAGGAGTCTATCGAAGTTG CCCAGGAAGCCATGGCCAAGTTCACCATTGAGAAG GACATCGCACAGCACATCAAGCGCACA TTCGACGAGCGAAAGGGACCAACCTGGCACTGCATTGTTGGCCGAAATTTCGGTAGCTTCGTTACCCACG AGACCAAGCACTTTATCTACTTTTACCTCGGCCACTGCGCAATTCTACTATTCAAAACGCAATAG
- a CDS encoding dynein light chain LC8-type, with protein MTVLRRRQEDEADVTIAQEAMAKFTIEKDIAQHIKRTFDERKGPTWHCIVGRNFGSFVTHETKHFIYFYLGHCAILLFKTQ; from the exons ATGACAGTTTTGCGCCGGCGGCAGGAAGACGAGGCTGACGTGACGATAGCCCAGGAAGCCATGGCCAAGTTCACCATTGAGAAG GACATCGCACAGCACATCAAGCGCACA TTCGACGAGCGAAAGGGACCAACCTGGCACTGCATTGTTGGCCGAAATTTCGGTAGCTTCGTTACCCACG AGACCAAGCACTTTATCTACTTTTACCTCGGCCACTGCGCAATTCTACTATTCAAAACGCAATAG
- a CDS encoding dynein light chain LC8-type yields the protein MTVLRRRQEDEADVTIAQEAMAKFTIEKDIAQHIKRTFDERKGPTWHCIVGRNFGSFVTHGSSNPTRRFPTP from the exons ATGACAGTTTTGCGCCGGCGGCAGGAAGACGAGGCTGACGTGACGATAGCCCAGGAAGCCATGGCCAAGTTCACCATTGAGAAG GACATCGCACAGCACATCAAGCGCACA TTCGACGAGCGAAAGGGACCAACCTGGCACTGCATTGTTGGCCGAAATTTCGGTAGCTTCGTTACCCACGGTTCGTCAAACCCAACCCGCCGATTTCCGACTCCATAG